The segment ACGGATGCAAGGTCATTTTAGTGATCGTTTGATAGAGGAAATGACTGAAACCTTAAAGAATAGTCATCAAATTATCCTATTTCAAAATCGACGAGGTTTTTCGCCAATTGTAGAATGCAATACATGTGGTCATTCACCGCAATGCCCTAACTGTGATGTGAGCTTAACGTTTCATCAATATAAAAACCAGTTGCGTTGTCATTATTGTGGTTACAACACTGTAATGCCTAAAACTTGCGATGCTTGTGGGAGTGTAGAGCTCGATAATAAAGGTTTTGGAACAGAACAAGTAGAGCAGGAGGCCAAGTTGTTGTTTCCAGAGCACAATGTAGCACGGATGGATTTGGATACAACCAGAGGGAAATATGGTTATGAAAAGATTATAACAGCATTAGAACAAGGCGAAATTGATATTTTAGTTGGAACACAAATGTTAACTAAAGGACTTGATTTTAGAAATGTGAAACTTGTTGGTATTATGAATGCAGACAATATGCTCAACTTTCCTGATTTTAGAGCTCACGAACGTAGTTATCAGCTTATGGCTCAAGTGTCTGGTAGAGCAGGTCGAACGGATGAGCGCGGAAAAGTCTTGATCCAAACCTATAACCCATATCACAAAATATTACAGCAAGTTTCAACAAATAATTATCTACAGATGTTCGAGGAACAATTAGACGAGCGTCACATTTATAAGTATCCGCCTGTGTACCGCATGATAAAGATTACGTTGAAGCATAAGGAATATAATCGTGTAAATGTTGGCGCAGATTGGTATGCTAAATCCTTAAGAACCGTTTTTGATAAACATGTTTTAGGTCCAGAGTTTCCGCCAGTAGCTCGAATTAGAAATCAATATCTAAAACATATATTGGTTAAAATCCCACAGAAACAATCGTTGGTAAAAACAAAAGAAGCTATTATTAAAATTAATAACAGCTTCTTGAGTGTGAAAGATTTTAGGGCAATAAGAGTAATTTTAAATGTCGATAATTATTAAGTTAATTAGTTAGTAGTTTTAAGTTATATCTTCAAACTAAATCGTCTTAAAGCTTTTTAAATATTATTTAAAGCATCAACAAGTTGGGTTTTCTTATTTCTACTTAGTGGAATCTCATAAGCACCAACTTCAACGTTTTTACTATTAAATCGGTCTACCTTATCTAGGTTGACAATATATGATTTGTGGATTCTCAAGAATTTACCTTCCGGTAATTCCTGCTCAAAGGCTTTCATTGTAGATAAAACGACTAAGCTGTTTTCTTCGGTTACCAGTTTTACGTAGTCACCAAGTGCTTCAATCCATTTAATATCCTTAATGTAAACTTTTCGTTTCTTTAGATTACTTTTAACGAAAATGTGTTCACCATCAGTTTCATTAAAATCGAGCTTTAATTTATGTTGTTCTAACGCCTTTTCAACAGATTGATTAAATCTTTCCCTAGTGATAGGTTTTTGAAGGTAGTCGGTTGCATCATAATTAAAAGCTTTAAATGCGTATTCAGTTTTACCTGTAACGAAAATAATTTGGGGTTTGTTGTTGAGTACATCAAGCAATTCGAAACCGTTAAGAACGGGCATCTCAATATCTAAGAAGATAAGATCTACTTTATGAGTGTTAAGTCCATTTTTGGTTTCTAATGCGCTGCTGTATTCTGCAATAAGGTTAAGTGAGGAATGATTCTCAATTAACTTTACAATTGATAATCGTTGAATCGCAGAATCATCAACTACTACACAGTTTAAAGTCATAACATTATTATATTTTAGGTTAAGATATCGACAATAGTACAAAAAATTCGGATAAAAACCAAAAAACATCGGTAAAGTGTTTTATTTAACAATATTTTAAGAAAAAATTAACAGATTAATTTTAATCAACAAATATGTTGTTAGAATTAGAAATAATGGTTATTTTTGCACTCATTTTTAACACAAATAAAATAGATTTTTATGAATCATTATGAAACTGTTTTCATCTTAAATCCCGTTTTGTCTGAAGATCAGATAAAGGAAACAGTACAGAAATATGAAGATTTTCTAGTTTCTCGAGGAGCAAAGATGGTATCCAAAGAAGATTGGGGCTTAAAAAAATTAGCGTATCCAATTCAAAACAAAAAAAGTGGTTTTTATCACTTATTCGAGTACACTGTTGACGGAGAGGTCATCAATCCATTAGAAGTAGAGTTTAGACGTGATGAGCGATTTATGCGTTACTTAACTGTGGCATTAGACAAGCATGCAATTGCTTGGGCAGAAAAGAGAAGAAACAGAGATAAACAAAAAGCGTAATTATGTCTTCAATTGAACAACAAGCAAAAGGAAAAAAAGACGGAGAAATTAGATATTTAACTCCCTTAAACATCGATACAAGTAAAACGAAGAAATATTGTCGTTTTAAGAAATCTGGTATTAAGTATGTAGATTACAAAGATGCAGATTGGTTATTAGGTTTCGTAAATGAGCAAGGTAAAATTTTACCAAGACGTTTAACAGGAACATCATTAAAATACCAAAGAAAAGTTTCTGTTGCTGTAAAGAGAGCACGTCACTTAGCGTTAATGCCATACGTAGCAGATTTATTAAAATAAAATACCAATAACTATGGAACTTATATTAAAACAAGACGTTGAAAATTTAGGATTTAAAGACGATATTGTAACAGTAAAGAACGGTTATGGTAGAAATTTTTTAATTCCTCAAGGACAAGCCGTTATGGCAACGTCGTCTGCTAAGAAAGTATTAGCAGAAACAGTAAAGCAAAGAGCTTTTAAGGAAAAATCAATTATTGAGTCTGCACAAAAAATGGCAGATGCACTGAAAGAATTAGAAATTAAAATTTCTTCTAAAGTGGGAACTGGAGACAAATTATTTGGATCTATTAACAATATTGATTTAGCAAACCATTTACAAAAAGCAGGACACGAGATTGATAAAAAATTCATCTCTGTGGCTGGTGGTAGTGTAAAGCGTTTAGGAAAATACGATGCTGTTGTAAGATTACACAGAGAAGTATCGGTAGATTTACCATTTGAAGTTATAGCAGAAGCCTAACATTCAATTAAATCATATAAATAAAGCCTCAACGCATCGTTGAGGCTTTTTCAATAATATTATTTAAAGGATTATAGCATGAAATATTCAAGATTGACAAAAGAACAGTTTGAAGAGTTACATCAGGAATTTATCAATTTTTTAGCAACACAGTCTATCACAGCTGACGAATGGTCAAACATCAAGACTAATAAGCCTGAAGTTGCAGAGCAAGAATTGGATGTGTTTAGTGATTTAATCTGGGAAGGTGTGCTGTCTAACGTAGAATATTTAGAACATCTTTCACCGCAACAAATGCATTTATTTCAGTGTACTGATAAGCATATGAGATTGATAGCTCTTAAAATCAAGAATAGCGATATCGATATCACAACTAAAGAAGGCTTTGAGTGGTTTAGAAAAAATTTGATGTCTGATGATGTAGAATTCTTTACAGCAATAAAAGACTATACTGAAGATAAAGGTCAGGATAAATTCAAACTCATTTTAGAAGGTGCAAACATTACGAAAGGCAAGCTCTATCAGTACTTTGAGAGTCTTGTGAGTTAATCTATTCTATATTACAGGGATGTATAAATCAACAATACATTTCTTCTCCGAATGTTGGTTAAAGTCATTGTGGTATATTTCAAAAGGAGGCTGATTCTTCTTTTTATACCCATTATCATTCATCCATTTAAATAAATTCGTCCAAACAATTGGGAATTCCTCTATCCCAATTTCGTAATGTCCGATTATATAGGAACCACCATTTAGTTTGGTAGCGTTAATTTCACCATTGGATTTTAGTGCTTGTTCAAGTACGATACTCGCAGTCATCCTCACCTTATCAGCAGCAGTGATTTTAAAGCTATCGTAAAAGATGGTAGCCATTTTAAAATCAGGTTGACGCAATAAGCCCTTTTGCCCAGCCCATTCTAAAACGCGATTAAAAGCATGGGGTAGTTGCTGTTTTCCAATGCAGGTGATACCTGCTGTGTGTATACTATTTATAGTTTTTACTTCTATATTTGCTTTCATACCTATGTCATTTTTTTTTGTGGTTTGACAAACATAATCTTCAAATACAGTAATTGGTTGACCATTCTTGCTTTTTACTTGACGTATCTTGCTATATTTTCCTTTAGTATGACTTCTGAAATGAGACGGACTCATACCATAGAATTTCTTAAAAGCTCTTGTAAACGATGAGTTGCTTGTAAATCCATACCGAGTTGATAATTCAGAAATACTCATATCATCGCGATGTAAGAGGTCTGCAGAAGCTTTTTCAACTCGTTTTCTGGCGATATAGTGATTGAGCGTTTCTTTTGTAAACGCTTTAAATATGCGATGAAAATGGTAAGGAGAATAGTGAGCTATATTAGAAATTTCTGTTAAAGACAGCTCGTGTTCAAGATGTTCCTCAATGTAGAGAAGCGCCTTGTTGATACTTTTTATATGATTTTTTTCTGAAAGAGTCATTTAACAGTCTACTCATAACGCAAGGACTCAACAGGATCTAGTCTTGCAGCTTTGTTAGCCGGATAGGACCCAGAAATAACAGCCACAATAAAAGTAATTATACTGGCTGCAATCATTGCTCCCCAAGGTATGACGAATTTAAAATCTACAATGGCAGCAAAGGCATAACCAATAAGAATTCCAAAGATAATACCTAGTAATCCACCTAATTGTCCTATGATAATAGTTTCAATAAAGAATTGAAAAGCAATTGTGCCACGCTTTGCACCTAATGCTTTACGTACACCAATTTCTCTTGTTCGTTCTGTAACAGATACTAACATCATATTTAATAATGCAATCGTAGAACCAAAAATGGTAATAATACTTATGATCCATGCTGCTGTTGATAACACACCAGTTATAGATCCAATTCGGTTAATAAGGTCATCGCTGCGCTCTAAACCAAAGTTGTTCTCTTCAACAGGGTTCAAACCTCTAATATTTCGGAATAATAAAATCGCCTCATCTTGAGCACCTTCTAACATATCCTTTTTATCTGTTTTAACACTGAGATTGTAGTTGATATTTGCATTGGTAAAGATGGTTCTTGCCTTTTGAAGTGGCATGAGAACACGTAAATCTTGGTTATTTCCAAATGTGGAACCTTTTTCTTTTAAAACACCAATGACTTTAAATTTTGAGCCTCTAATACTAATTGTTTTATTTAGGGGATTCACATCATTGAGTAATGCTTTCTTTAAATCACTTCCAATTACACAAACACTATTGCTGTTTTCAACATCAAAATAATTTAATCCGCGACCAACTTCGAGTTCTAAGCCGGAATTAGTAAGAAAATTTTCATTCACACCATAAACTTGAACCTCAGGGTCAGTTTTTTCATTTTCATATTTCACTTCAGCAGTTCGTGTTCCTAAGAAAGAAATTGAAGTTTTGGTAAAAGGAAAGTTATAATCTTCCTCAAAGGCTTTTACTTGTCGGTAATTAATAACTGGATTGATTTTTTTTGCTTCATCACCACGTCGTTGCGTATTAAACTCATAACGTTGAATATTAAAGGTGTTTGCTCCCATAGAGGAGAAGTCACTAGAAATGGTGTTTTCTAAAGCTGAAACAGCACTTAGTATCCCTACTAATGCAGTAATACCAATGGCGATGATTAAAACCGTAAGGATAGTACGCAGTAATTGACTTTTAATAGAGTCAAATGCAATACGGATATTTTCTCTAACTAATGAAAACATAGTGAACTTTAAATGTTGATTGTGTTATATTGTAAGACTACAAAACAACTATAAAGTTACTATAAAATTGAAATAACTTTCGAATGCCTCTAAAAATTATAATATTTTTGTGATTCATAAGATTGTAACACTTAAATGAATTCCCATTATCTTGGGAAAGAAATATGGCACAAAAACCAAGTATACCGAAAGGAACGAGAGATTTTAATCCACAAGAGGTTGCGAAACGCAATTATATTTTTAATACGATTAAACGTGAGTTTGAAATCTTCGGATTTCAACCTATTGAAACTCCTAGTTTTGAAAACTCAAGTACCTTAATGGGTAAATACGGTGAGGAGGGAGATCGATTGATCTTTAAGATTTTAAATTCTGGTGATTATTTGAATAAAGTTAATGATGCCTTATATCAAACCAAAGATTCAAACAAGATAACCACTAGTATTTCAGAAAAAGCCCTTCGCTATGATTTAACCGTTCCATTTGCAAGGTATGTGGTACAACACCAAAATGAGATTGACTTCCCCTTTAAACGCTATCAAATTCAACCAGTTTGGCGTGCAGATCGACCGCAAAAGGGGCGATTTAGAGAATTCTATCAGTGCGATGCAGATGTAGTTGGTAGCAACTCTTTATGGCAAGAAGTAGAGTTTATACAATTATATGATGCGGTATTCACAGCCTTAAAACTTGAGGGTGTTACAATTAAAATTAATAATCGTAAAATTTTATCTGGGATTGCAGAGGTGATTGGTGCTCAAGATAAACTCATCGATTTTACTGTAGCTTTAGATAAATTAGATAAAATAGGAGAGGAAAAGGTTAAAGAAGAAATGCTCTACAAAGGAATTTTACAATCTGGGATTGAGAAGCTACAACCCTTATTTAGTATGAAAGGTGACTTTGGTCATCAGATTTCAGAATTGAAATCTATTTTAAGTGCTTCAGAAGAAGGATTGAAAGGCATAGAAGAGCTCGAGTTTATTAGTAATGGAATTAGTGCTCTAGGATTAAAAACAGCAACACTTAAATTAGATGTGACACTTGCTCGTGGATTAAATTACTATACAGGAGCGATTTTTGAGGTGTCTGCACCTGACGGTGTTCATATAGGTTCCATAGGCGGAGGAGGCCGTTATGATGACCTTACAGGGATTTTCGGACTTAAAGACATGAGTGGTGTAGGGATTAGTTTTGGTTTAGATCGAATTGCTATGGTACTGGAAGAGCTTGATTTATTTCCTGAAACTATTACCAATACCGTAAAAGTGTTATTCGTTAACTTTGGTGAAGCAGAAGCTATGGAAAGCATGAAAGTGATTAAAGCCTTGCGTGATAGCGGTGTTAGTGCCGAATTATTTCCAGATAAAAAGAAAACCATTAAGCAATTTAACTATGCGAATAAAAGAAATATTCCATATGTTGTATTGTTAGGTGAGTCTGAAATGGCTTCAAGCACTTATACCTTAAAAAACATGGTTACTGGTACCCAAGACCGGGTGTCTTTAGAACAACTCATTTCTAAATTACAATAAATTTTTAGTATAAAAAAAGCCTCAATCCGAAAGGAAAGAGGCTATTTTTAAGTTAAGATCACGGTAGATTTGGGTCTATGTTACTTCACTAAAACTTTTTTAGATAACAAACCGCTTAAAGTATCTATCTTAATAATATAAGTTCCAGTGCTAAGGTTCTTAACTTCATATTCAGAATAGTCCAGTTCTGAAATATCTTCAATTGTTGTAATTTTTTGTCCAATGATGTTATAGAGTTCAATAGATTTTACATCTACGAAATTCGGGTTGAATAATACAATACCTTGTACTTCGTTGTCATAATATACATCCACTGATTTTAGAATACTCTCTTCAACATTCAACGCAGCTTCACTACTAAATGTCAATTCAAATCGATCTAAGTATTCACCAGCCGAAAGGTAGAATTGGAAATCACCTTCTCTTAGGTTATGATAGGTATCCTCTAACAAATCGTGAATATAGATCTCAATATCGTTAGGCACATTTTCTAAACTATCAATAGTAATAGTATTTAATCCATCATCACTTGTTTTAATACCAAGAGGATACACACTATCTGATTCAGCTTCGTTACTACCTTGAATCGTATATTTTTCACTATCTATCATCCAGAATAAATCATCCATCTGATCATCATAGGTCTTAGCGTCAAACGCCCAGTCATATCCAGTTGTTGTTGCGTCATCAATCGTTAATAATAGCTGTCTATGAATTGTATTTATAGAATTAAATCCAATTCTAAATTTCATACGATCATCGATGTCATCTTGAGGGTCAGCGCTTGCCGTCGATCCGTCAGATCTCACAAATACAGATGTTCCAGTGGATTCTTTTCTGTAGATACGTTGGCCGTTATTAAAGTTGATATTTCCTGTGCTTTCTCCTACAACGAAGAAACCTTGACTTACAGGAATATATCTTGCTGGCAGCTTAGTAGGTGTTCCACCGGTTCCTACATCAGGATCATTTGTTCCTAATGATGGTGCAGCAACTCCTCCTGAGAAGTTATATGTTGCATAGCCACCTTGGTAGTCTAGTAAAACATGAGATCCTCCGCCCCAGTGTTCCCAGAAATAAAGCGTTCCACTAATTAATGGATCAGCACCTGCACCAGTAATGTTTGGTCCGTTATCTGTAATAAAGGTATTTGCATCTATCGCAGAAGGATAAGGGTTACCAACTAAATAGTCGTTCCCTGCATTAAGGGTTAGGTTAATGTCGCCATTATTTGGTTTTCCTAAGAAAACATAGTTTTGTTGATCAACGATGGTTCCAGAACCAGGCCCCTTCATGGTGAAACCTTCACCAGCTAAAAGTGTTCCGTTCTGTCTAACATGTTGCCATGCAGAATAATCATCATCGGGTTGATTTGCAAATTTCCATATCCAGTAATCAGCTATAGTAATTGGCGAACTTGCCGAACCATCATAATCATTATTAATAAAGTTGATTGGTAAAGCATCATCCAACATGACATCTACAACTGTATATGAATTATTATTTGTTGTGTTGTTAATAACACCCACTGGTGAAGACCAGTAGTTATAAGTGTGAACATCAGCTGTTCCTTGTTGATCTTTTTCTAGAGATCCAGATGAAGTAGGATCTAAGTCACTTCCAACTTCTTGTATCAATTGCGACTGACCCTCTAAATCTATTTTTCCGTCAAGTTTTAGATAGTGAGAAATGGTTAAACCGTTTCCAGCAGTGGCATCAAAATTATTACCATCAACTGTTAATTCACCAGCATCTACATATAAACCTAATACTTGTCTGTCTCTTCCTAATACGATTTCAGTATCGACTCTTACATCATGACCAATCCTAACAATGTTCCAGTCGATAGGAGTTGTTCCGTCTACTATGGATAGTTCATTTGGAATAGATTGCACGGTGTTATTTAACCAAGTAGCATCTGTTGTCCAATCGCCATTTGCTTGAGATTCATATGGTAATGGAGCTGTTTGTCTGTCTACTGTATCTAAATTTCTTAACGCACCTTGATTTGAGTTTCCAGAGGCGTCATCTGTATTGGTATAAGTATAAATTGACATTGGATAATAGCCAGCCAAATCAGACCATGGGATAGTTCCTATATCATTTTTAGTGATAGTAGAAGGTAAAACTCTACCTGCCACAAATGATGTATTATCTTCTATTTCTTGATTCATAATGAATCTTAACTGAGCTATACTAAGTTCTGTATCCCATACTCGTACTTCATCAATATTTCCTCTAAAGTGCTGTGTTGGTGTGTTTTTACCAGCCGCCGCAATGTAGAAGGATTCATTTGTGTCTGAAGGTGCTGAGCGATTGGCTTGATTGTCTACGACTCCATCAATGTATAAAAACAGTCTTGTGCCATTATAAATGGCAGCCACATGATGCCATTCGTCATCTGGAATAGCTGCAGTACTCGTTAATATTTGATCTGAACCGTTTTTCCAGAACATTTGTATTCTATTATCATTTAGTATTCTTAGATCATATCCAATTGTAAACGGATTATCTCTTTTTGAGATAATGGATTTCGTTCCACTATCGGCAGCATCTCTTTTTACCCAAGCAGATACAGTAAATTCTGTTGGGTTAAGATCTAATGCATCTTCCATGTCAACATAGTCGACAGCTCCGTCAAAGTATACTGAACGTTCTACAATGACTTGAGGAGCATATCCAAAAGTTATGAATTTAGTTCCATCAAAATCATAATTCGTTTCAAGGTTACCACTTCCATCTGGTGTCATTATTCTATAGTCTGCTGTAGGATCAAAAACACCAGTATTAGAAATAAACATTAAATAGCTTCCAGGAGGCGTA is part of the Formosa sp. Hel1_31_208 genome and harbors:
- a CDS encoding LytTR family DNA-binding domain-containing protein; amino-acid sequence: MTLNCVVVDDSAIQRLSIVKLIENHSSLNLIAEYSSALETKNGLNTHKVDLIFLDIEMPVLNGFELLDVLNNKPQIIFVTGKTEYAFKAFNYDATDYLQKPITRERFNQSVEKALEQHKLKLDFNETDGEHIFVKSNLKKRKVYIKDIKWIEALGDYVKLVTEENSLVVLSTMKAFEQELPEGKFLRIHKSYIVNLDKVDRFNSKNVEVGAYEIPLSRNKKTQLVDALNNI
- the rpsF gene encoding 30S ribosomal protein S6 produces the protein MNHYETVFILNPVLSEDQIKETVQKYEDFLVSRGAKMVSKEDWGLKKLAYPIQNKKSGFYHLFEYTVDGEVINPLEVEFRRDERFMRYLTVALDKHAIAWAEKRRNRDKQKA
- the rpsR gene encoding 30S ribosomal protein S18; its protein translation is MSSIEQQAKGKKDGEIRYLTPLNIDTSKTKKYCRFKKSGIKYVDYKDADWLLGFVNEQGKILPRRLTGTSLKYQRKVSVAVKRARHLALMPYVADLLK
- the rplI gene encoding 50S ribosomal protein L9; translated protein: MELILKQDVENLGFKDDIVTVKNGYGRNFLIPQGQAVMATSSAKKVLAETVKQRAFKEKSIIESAQKMADALKELEIKISSKVGTGDKLFGSINNIDLANHLQKAGHEIDKKFISVAGGSVKRLGKYDAVVRLHREVSVDLPFEVIAEA
- a CDS encoding DUF6495 family protein, encoding MKYSRLTKEQFEELHQEFINFLATQSITADEWSNIKTNKPEVAEQELDVFSDLIWEGVLSNVEYLEHLSPQQMHLFQCTDKHMRLIALKIKNSDIDITTKEGFEWFRKNLMSDDVEFFTAIKDYTEDKGQDKFKLILEGANITKGKLYQYFESLVS
- a CDS encoding GyrI-like domain-containing protein; this encodes MTLSEKNHIKSINKALLYIEEHLEHELSLTEISNIAHYSPYHFHRIFKAFTKETLNHYIARKRVEKASADLLHRDDMSISELSTRYGFTSNSSFTRAFKKFYGMSPSHFRSHTKGKYSKIRQVKSKNGQPITVFEDYVCQTTKKNDIGMKANIEVKTINSIHTAGITCIGKQQLPHAFNRVLEWAGQKGLLRQPDFKMATIFYDSFKITAADKVRMTASIVLEQALKSNGEINATKLNGGSYIIGHYEIGIEEFPIVWTNLFKWMNDNGYKKKNQPPFEIYHNDFNQHSEKKCIVDLYIPVI
- a CDS encoding ABC transporter permease → MFSLVRENIRIAFDSIKSQLLRTILTVLIIAIGITALVGILSAVSALENTISSDFSSMGANTFNIQRYEFNTQRRGDEAKKINPVINYRQVKAFEEDYNFPFTKTSISFLGTRTAEVKYENEKTDPEVQVYGVNENFLTNSGLELEVGRGLNYFDVENSNSVCVIGSDLKKALLNDVNPLNKTISIRGSKFKVIGVLKEKGSTFGNNQDLRVLMPLQKARTIFTNANINYNLSVKTDKKDMLEGAQDEAILLFRNIRGLNPVEENNFGLERSDDLINRIGSITGVLSTAAWIISIITIFGSTIALLNMMLVSVTERTREIGVRKALGAKRGTIAFQFFIETIIIGQLGGLLGIIFGILIGYAFAAIVDFKFVIPWGAMIAASIITFIVAVISGSYPANKAARLDPVESLRYE
- the hisS gene encoding histidine--tRNA ligase encodes the protein MAQKPSIPKGTRDFNPQEVAKRNYIFNTIKREFEIFGFQPIETPSFENSSTLMGKYGEEGDRLIFKILNSGDYLNKVNDALYQTKDSNKITTSISEKALRYDLTVPFARYVVQHQNEIDFPFKRYQIQPVWRADRPQKGRFREFYQCDADVVGSNSLWQEVEFIQLYDAVFTALKLEGVTIKINNRKILSGIAEVIGAQDKLIDFTVALDKLDKIGEEKVKEEMLYKGILQSGIEKLQPLFSMKGDFGHQISELKSILSASEEGLKGIEELEFISNGISALGLKTATLKLDVTLARGLNYYTGAIFEVSAPDGVHIGSIGGGGRYDDLTGIFGLKDMSGVGISFGLDRIAMVLEELDLFPETITNTVKVLFVNFGEAEAMESMKVIKALRDSGVSAELFPDKKKTIKQFNYANKRNIPYVVLLGESEMASSTYTLKNMVTGTQDRVSLEQLISKLQ